In Mycolicibacterium aromaticivorans JS19b1 = JCM 16368, the following proteins share a genomic window:
- a CDS encoding Imm61 family immunity protein, which yields MSRTDGSPIAAARDPALSLVKLVPLSHFMRYDLPALKHSFLDENGAPLPA from the coding sequence TTGAGCCGGACCGACGGCAGCCCGATCGCTGCGGCGCGCGATCCCGCGCTGAGCCTGGTGAAGCTCGTCCCGCTCTCGCACTTCATGCGATACGACCTGCCCGCCCTCAAACACTCGTTCCTGGACGAGAACGGCGCTCCCCTGCCCGCATGA